The nucleotide window tcttaACAAATTTTAGTGTCTCTAGATTCATGTATTTCGGatacatgaggtcaaaattatgtgtaatttgttctaaatacattgtatccaagtggattcatATGTATCTAGGATATATATCAAATCTCGCTCGACACTCTCCCATGTATCTAGTATCGCAGATACatatagatacatgtatctagtgtgagaTACATACGAATCTCTCTCACCtccctctctccctattttcgTGTAGAttgtagcaaaaatacatgctAAATGTATTTTCTTCAATATATAGTAAGATatgtataatattttgaaagtactagtaataatagtatatatgacAGTGAAATATgtctaattatgtagtttttccttttaTGAAATAGCATTGGCTAATATTATGAGCTAATAGAagatacaaatatatattactttttgCAGTAAGTGTTGTTAGTTTGTGGATGTCCATATTTACGGTCAAAATTTAGTTACTGTGGAACAAATTTTATGATGTTTAAATGGAGCCCTTGGACTTGACGTATTATATAGTAGCATTTAGCAATCATGAACATTTTCACATTTGCAGACGTGGATTGGACAGGATAAAAATTAAGTACACTATTGGTTACAGTGTATTTGTTAAGTGGAAACTTCGTATAATTGAGAAGTAAGAAACAAAATGTTGTATCGTGGTccattgaaaaaattgaatataaatcTACATGTGAAATTACAGGAATAGAATCATAGATATCACGTTAAAGGTTGATGTATACTACACAATAACATTTTGGTGCAGGTGATAACAAGTTGTTTTTAATATCGCTTCAAATCCAATTTATTAGAAAAGAACtaaatatattgaattttacTGTAATTTCTATCATGAGAAAATTTAGGAGAACTTGATTTTCACTAATTTGATCAACTCAACTACTAAGATTTGTAGCCTCACTCACATTGTAAAATAGAATAATACAAGAAAGTTACTCCCATACGTTGTCGAGTGCATGTGCAATGAAATTGCCATAATTGTAATACAATGTAACCGCTCTGAACTCCAATTTTTTTCCATGGAATTGAACAAATGTTTGTGCGTGTGACCACTTGAGAGTTGAGACTGACACATTTTCTCTCCAAAAATATTGTTTTCTTCTGTGTGTTTTTTCCTCTCTTTCAAGGGATTTCAGTATATCTGTTATGTCATTATCTTCTTTCTGGTTAACAACATAAAGGgtaaaaaggaagaagaaattcAATTGAATTTGTCAAAATCTTTTGTTGTGGACATACCTCTAAAAATACTCttctaaaaaataacaataaaaaattgaggTGTAGATAAgcacttaaaaaattattctactTTAATAATAAGAGGATTTAATAATTAGGTTCAGCTGGCAAGTAAGCACTCCAATTTTGAGAGTGCTTCAACTTGATCTCAACTGACAACTAAATACTCCAGTTTGTCCCCATTGTGTCTTGCGCAGACACCCAACACTAAAGTGACACATAAAATTTGGTGGTGTCTGGATGATCATTTTGTAATTTGGAGTTTCAACTGACACAGCGAAGATGATGTGTTGAGGTGTCTAAACGAGAAAATTGCTTTACAGAAATTTTAAgaggtttcttcttgaattaagaATGATTAATCTTGAGTAGAAAATGACACATTCTGCAttttttcttgttcatattggttttttatgaattttaaaggTTATGTTTAACCAACCAAGTATGACTAATGCAAGTCAAATGCATAAAAAACACCTGAGGATTAGGCTGAATCATCAGGAAACGCGTACTAATGTCATTAGATAATAGGCATAAGCCCACATCTACTATTCCACTGAACacctatttcttttttataacgGTGATGTCTAGGCCAGCTTGCACTCACATCTACTTTCCATTGAGCACCTATTTTGGGCGAACTCTGTCCACCGATGCTTAGACAGATAGAAAGAAATCACCAAcagagattttttttatttctatgaTCAAATTGACTAGGATCTTTTTGTTTGTATCAGTATGAAATGTATCCATTAGTTCATTTTCCATTATCATAAATTAATCAGGATGGTTGATTAGAAGAAAAATATCTGAAAGTAAAAGAGATTATAATTGAATATCATACACAAGTATTACTGCATAATCTGAATCTATCCTGACTGAACCTCAAAGAAGAATAAATATACAGAAAGATGTTGTTCAAGTAACTTAACAATTTGTAATTCTTGACAAGAATCTAGGTTTCTTGCAATAGTTTCTCACCAACTTTGTAATGCAAGGCAACAAAAATGGAAAGActgaagaaaagataaaaaagaagagagatatTCCCCAGTTAGGCGTTATGGCAGACATCACAGTATCATAGGTTGCTATCAAGGCAACAAGTGAGACCTGCAGTTCCAATTGCAAAGGAAATCCTAAGGTGAGGAAATTTATTGTATGGAGGGATACGAAAAATCCGATGGAGTTGAAAACCAAGAACAAGCCATAGGAAATTGGATTGTTGGTTCCCATCACTGACTGTCCTGCAATACGTCGCGAGGACTCCATATTGACATCATTGTTGTTGCTCTTATTTCCCTCAGGCCAATAAGTGTCCTGCCAAACACCGCCTGGTGGACTAAGCACTGTTTGATAAGTTGCTGTTGCAATTAGAATGGCTATCACAAGAAGGGTGTCTCTTACTTTTCCTGGACAATCTTTGGTCTTATTGTACTTGAAGAAATCCTGAAGCTTCTTAGAATTAGATCGAGGCCCATCGTCCCTTGTTTGTTCTCTTCTGGATTGTTCATTTGATGGATCTTGAACTGGAACAACCCAAGATTGTGGCAAAGCTTCTTGTTGCGAAGATTGCAAGAGTTCAGCAGATACAGCACCAGATGTTCTTAGAATTTCCTCAATATCTCTATCTCCGGATTCCTTAAGTAGTACTTCCAAAGGTGTAAGGCCTCCTTTGTTCAAAGAATTCATCTCAATTGTTCCCTTAGAAACAACATTCTCATCGAGCAATATACCAACAACCTGAATGAATCATTGCTCTCATATGttaaataaagtttaaaatcaaCATGAAGAGACAAAAGAGGCATAATGAAGATAGT belongs to Solanum stenotomum isolate F172 chromosome 1, ASM1918654v1, whole genome shotgun sequence and includes:
- the LOC125861385 gene encoding ankyrin repeat-containing protein BDA1-like, with product MDRRLREAAQKGDVQHLQSLIKEDTLLLMGASLAGCETPLHISCLSGHLEFSKEIIHLRPEFARELNQDGFSPLHIASANGDIEIVKELLNVDYNLCLLKGKDRRISLHYAVIKGREHVMKELLVASPDSAEEVTARGETCLHLAVKNHQFEGFKLLLDNLKEFNMYDLLNKKDIQGNTVLHLAVSTKQFEVVGILLDENVVSKGTIEMNSLNKGGLTPLEVLLKESGDRDIEEILRTSGAVSAELLQSSQQEALPQSWVVPVQDPSNEQSRREQTRDDGPRSNSKKLQDFFKYNKTKDCPGKVRDTLLVIAILIATATYQTVLSPPGGVWQDTYWPEGNKSNNNDVNMESSRRIAGQSVMGTNNPISYGLFLVFNSIGFFVSLHTINFLTLGFPLQLELQVSLVALIATYDTVMSAITPNWGISLFFFIFSSVFPFLLPCITKLVRNYCKKPRFLSRITNC